One window of Nicotiana tomentosiformis chromosome 11, ASM39032v3, whole genome shotgun sequence genomic DNA carries:
- the LOC138901369 gene encoding uncharacterized protein has translation MVDFDVILGIDWLSPYHAILDYHAKTVTLVMPGLLRLEWRGSLDYVPSRVVSFLKAHRMVEKWCLAYLAFVGDVNADTPTVESILVVRTRSIPADLSGMTPNKDIDFGIDLVTGTQPIFIPPYFMTLVELKELKKQLQELLDNGFIRPSVLSLGAPILFVKKKDGSMRM, from the coding sequence atggttgactttgacgtgatcttgggcatagattggttgtcaccatatcacgctattctagattatcatgctaagaccgtgacgctggtgATGCCGGGATTGCTGAGActggagtggagaggttcactggattatgttcccagtagggtggtGTCATTTTTGAAGGCACATCGGATGGTTGAGAAGTGGTGCTTggcatatttagcctttgtgGGGGATGTtaatgctgatactcctaccgtggagtcaatTCTGGTAGTGAGAACCAGATCTATTCCAGCAGACCTATCGGGCATGACGCCCaataaggatattgatttcggtattgacttggtgacgggcactcagcccatctttaTTCCACCATATTTCATGACACTAGTGGAGCTgaaggaattaaagaaacaacttcaggagctacttgataacggtttcatcagaccgagtgtttTGTCTTTAGGTGCTccaattctatttgtgaagaagaaagatggctctatgaggATGTAA
- the LOC138901370 gene encoding uncharacterized mitochondrial protein AtMg00810-like — protein sequence MSMMGELTFFLGLQIKQSPKGIFISQTTYTKELIKKFGMENAKSIGTPMILTTTLEEDNNGKSMVETMYRVMIGSSLYLTASHPDIMFSVCKYARFRSAPKESHLTAVKCIIRYLIGTTKLGLCAEKEKEVSRKSEKLANILERLGSLKKTNKAELTTNFFALSRLLPLHQKSTLG from the exons atgagcatgatgggagagctAACTTTCTTTCTTGGTCTGCAAATCAAACAATCTCCCAAAGGGATCTTTATCAGCCAAACCACGTACACCAAGGAGCTTATAAAGAAGTTTGGTATGGAGAATGCAAAGTCCATTGGAACTCCAATGATTCTAACAACTACGCTTGAAGAAGACAATAATGGAAAAAGTATGGTTGAAACAATGTATAGAGTAATGATTGGATCTTcattatatctcactgctagtcaCCCAGATATAATGTTCAGTGTTTGTAAATATGCAAGGTTTCGGTCGGCTCCAAAAGAATCCCATCTTACTGCAGTTAAATGCATTATTAGATATCTTATTGGGACAACTAAATTAGGATTATG cgcagaaaaggaaaaagaagtttCACGGAAAAGTGAAAAGTTAGCTAACATTTTAGAGAGACTTGGTTCTCTAAAGAAAACAAACAAAGCTGAGTTGACCACTAATTTCTTCGCACTTTCAAGGTTGCTTCCTTTACATCAGAAATCTACTTTGGGTTGA